A region of Geobacillus sp. 46C-IIa DNA encodes the following proteins:
- a CDS encoding acetoin utilization protein AcuC, whose protein sequence is MSEKCVFVYSEQFLQYKFHDDHPFNQLRVKLTYDLLRTLDALDDGRIVHPRIASDEELALIHDRSYIEAVKAAGRGELSETAAVNYGLGTEDTPIFPNMHEASALLVGSTLTAVDCVLSGQADHALNLGGGLHHGFRGKASGFCVYNDSAVAIQYIREKYGLRVLYVDTDAHHGDGVQWAFYDDPNVCTFSIHETGRYLFPGTGNVNERGHGAGYGYSFNIPVDAFTEDESWLYAYTTALREIADFFRPDVIVTQNGVDAHYYDPLTHLSLTMKTYRAIPKLAHQIAHEYCGGRWIAVGGGGYDIWRVVPRAWALLWLEMTEQSDISGPLPVAWRERWQPLSPVSLPLEWDDPDDLYPPIPRKAEISEKNAQTTEKALYFIRSQRRAGT, encoded by the coding sequence ATGAGCGAAAAGTGCGTATTTGTTTACAGCGAGCAATTTCTTCAATATAAATTTCATGACGATCATCCGTTCAACCAGCTGCGGGTGAAGCTGACGTACGACTTGCTGCGGACGCTCGACGCCCTAGACGACGGCCGCATCGTCCACCCGCGCATAGCGTCGGACGAAGAGCTGGCGCTCATTCATGACCGTTCGTACATCGAGGCGGTCAAGGCAGCCGGGCGCGGCGAGCTTTCCGAAACAGCCGCGGTGAACTACGGCCTCGGCACCGAAGATACGCCGATCTTCCCGAACATGCACGAGGCGAGCGCGCTCCTTGTCGGCAGCACGCTGACGGCTGTCGATTGCGTTCTGTCCGGACAGGCCGATCATGCCCTCAACCTTGGCGGCGGCTTGCATCACGGGTTCCGCGGCAAGGCGTCCGGCTTTTGCGTCTACAATGACAGCGCGGTCGCCATTCAATACATCCGCGAAAAATACGGACTGCGCGTCTTATATGTCGACACGGACGCCCACCACGGCGACGGGGTGCAATGGGCGTTTTATGACGATCCAAACGTCTGCACGTTTTCGATTCATGAGACGGGCCGCTACTTGTTTCCGGGGACGGGAAACGTCAACGAACGCGGCCACGGAGCGGGGTACGGCTATTCGTTCAACATTCCGGTTGACGCGTTTACGGAGGATGAGTCATGGCTTTACGCTTACACGACGGCGCTTCGGGAAATCGCCGACTTTTTCCGTCCCGATGTCATTGTGACGCAAAATGGAGTGGACGCCCATTATTACGACCCGCTTACCCATTTGTCGTTGACGATGAAAACGTATCGCGCCATTCCGAAGCTCGCCCACCAAATCGCCCATGAATATTGCGGCGGCCGCTGGATCGCCGTCGGCGGCGGGGGGTATGACATTTGGCGCGTCGTCCCGCGGGCGTGGGCGCTTCTTTGGCTTGAAATGACGGAACAATCCGATATTTCCGGCCCGCTGCCGGTCGCTTGGCGCGAGCGATGGCAACCGCTTTCACCGGTCTCCTTGCCGCTTGAATGGGACGATCCGGACGACTTGTACCCGCCGATCCCGCGCAAGGCGGAAATTAGCGAAAAAAATGCCCAGACGACGGAAAAGGCGTTGTATTTCATTCGCAGCCAGCGGCGCGCGGGCACTTGA
- a CDS encoding acetoin utilization AcuB family protein: MIVEQVMNTSVVTLRATNTIAEALQLLRHHRIRHLPVIDGEGRLVGLVTDRDLRDASPSIFHLHEHLDDLQKPVSAIMKTDIIVGHPLDFVEEVAALFYEHRIGCLPIVNGGKLVGIITETDLLHTLIQLTGAHQPGSQIEIKVPNEAGMLGKAASIIAEHHVNIASVLLYPASDPNYKILVFRVQTMNPINLIHDLKKAGYTVLWPNLPGVTS; the protein is encoded by the coding sequence ATGATTGTTGAACAAGTCATGAACACATCGGTGGTCACGCTCCGCGCCACGAACACCATCGCCGAAGCGCTGCAGCTGCTTCGCCATCACCGCATCCGCCATCTTCCGGTCATCGACGGGGAAGGGCGTTTAGTCGGCCTTGTGACGGACCGCGATTTACGCGACGCCAGTCCATCGATTTTCCATCTTCATGAACATCTTGACGACCTGCAAAAACCGGTCAGCGCGATTATGAAAACAGACATCATCGTCGGCCACCCGCTCGATTTCGTCGAAGAAGTCGCCGCGCTCTTTTACGAACACCGGATCGGCTGCTTGCCGATCGTCAACGGAGGAAAGCTCGTTGGCATCATCACTGAAACGGATTTATTGCACACGCTCATTCAGCTGACCGGCGCCCACCAGCCCGGGTCGCAAATCGAAATTAAAGTGCCGAACGAAGCGGGAATGTTAGGCAAAGCGGCGAGCATCATCGCCGAGCACCACGTCAATATCGCCAGCGTCCTTTTGTATCCAGCCAGCGACCCAAACTATAAAATTTTAGTGTTTCGCGTCCAAACGATGAACCCGATCAACTTGATCCATGATTTGAAAAAGGCCGGTTATACAGTGCTCTGGCCGAACTTGCCGGGGGTTACGTCATGA